DNA sequence from the Malus domestica chromosome 06, GDT2T_hap1 genome:
GTTAATATATTATCAATTTGGAATGCTTCTACTGTAAAATATCAATGGCATAaaactaagtttttttttttttggaaattggaATAACATTTCCAGGGCAAATATGTCACAACAGTACAAGGAAGCCtacaccaacaaaaaaaaaaacaagcagTAAATGGGGTTAAAGAGTGAAGATTCTAGAGCCGAGTTCGAGCATCGCCCCTTCCCTTGCCATAAAAGATTATGGGGGACAAGGCAATCCATccttatttaaaacaaaaaccaacGAAGATGGAGGTCGATTGACCCAAGTTACATTACACATCTCCGTATTACTACGCGAAGCTAACCTGTCTGCCGCCAAATTGGCCGATCTTGGGACCCAAGACCAGCGACAGCCTTGGAAAGAGTTCCCTAGCCTCAAAAATTTTGCCAAGGTAGGAAATGCTTCCTATTTTCCAGATTCCAACAAAGTTGATAATGAAGAAATCTAGTCCTTAGAATCAGATTCAATGATCACCCACTGGTTGCCCAAAACAGGAGCCAGTTCACAACCTCTCAAAATAGCAATAGTCTCTGTCATTGCCACATTAGGAGCTTGTATTGCATATCAAGCCGCAGCTACAAACCGGCCTTCCGCATCACTCATCACAATCCCCACGAAGCCATCCCTTGTCGACAGCTTCCAACTCGCATCAATGTTGACCTTCAGATAGGGATAAGACGAATGAGACCAATGCTCCACTAGAGCAGCCGTACGGGAAGCAATCACCAATGGTGGAGGAGCCTTATTGGCTTCAAAGAAAACAACTGCATAATTTGATATAGCAAGGAGAACCTGGGTAGGATGgatagtttttttattaaacaaaaaattgcaTCTAGCTTTCCATATGTGCCAAGAAGTAAAAGCTACATGAGAAAGCAAAAACCTTTAATCCGCCTTAGACCCAAACTGCCGCGATGCAATGGAATGAAGCCAACTCGCCCATAAAGTAACCTCATTGCTATCCACTTTATAATTAAGCACCCCACCAAACCATATAGTTTCCACCCATAAGCATAATAACAAGAGGTGTTCAACAGACTCAACATGACAATTGCAAATGGGACACATCGGTGATGGAGCTTATTTCCTTTTAAATAAATTCACCACTGTGGCCAGAGCTCCATGCAATATTTTCCACATAAAATTACGAAGCCTTGGCGGGGTGTTTAACTTCCAAACAAACTTCAAAATTTGGCCCGGGGAAGAAGTGGAAGATGAGGGACGCCCACCCCTTGAGAAGCAGTGCCATGACCTATCCCAATGGTACCCGGATTTAACCGAATACAAACCATTCTTTGTGGATGGCCAGACAAGTCTATCATTCCGCCAAGGATCCCCAAGATGCGCCTCCAAAATAGCTTCCTGCTTCACCACTGATAAGAATGGTTGAAGAGAATTAATGTCCCACTCTCGGGAAGAAGGGTTAATGAAAGAGGCCACCCGAGTGTCCTTATTCCACCTGGCGAGGGATGACCCAACGACAAGGAAGGAAGCCACCTATCCACCCACAACCGCACAGTACACCCATCCATAATTTGCCAATGAGATCCCTGCAATGACAAATCTTTACCCACCAAAAGGCTGGTCTAAGCCTAAGAAGCCATGCTGCCCTGTTTATCCTCAAAGAAATAGCAGTGCGGAAAGTATCTGGCTTTTAGGACCAAAGCCCATAAGGAATTTGGGTTATGAATCAGCCGCCAACACTGTTTGGCAAGTAAAGCATCatttaaatcattaaaattcCTGAAGCCCATACCTCTATCCTGCTTCATTAGACCCAAAATATCTTTGGACACCTAATGAATTTTCCGCTCTCCACCCACTTGTCCCCATCAAAACCCTGATAGTAAAGAGTCCAGTTCATTACACAGCGTCCCAGGAAACTTAAATAAACTCATTGGATATGCTGGAATTGCTTGGGCAACCACTTTTATAAACACCTCTTTGCTCGCTTGAGAAAGAGTGTTTTGCTTCCACCCCTGAATTTTCCTCATAATCCTACCCTTAACATATGCTAAACCCTTCCGCTTTGAACGATCCCACATTGCAGGAATAGTAAGATAAGTCCCCGGATCATAACCACTGGCATGTTAAGAACGCCTCCCAACTCCTCTGACATGTCCACCGGAGTCTTAGCACCGAAGAAAACACACGATTTTTGAAGATAAACTGCTTGGCACAAAGCCGTACAGTagtcattaattattttaaccAGATGGCAACAATTTGAGCGATTTGCCTCCAGAAAAATAAGCGTGTCATCAGCAAAGAAAATATGAGGTATAACCTAACCATGCGAGTTCATCCTCACCCCCTCCAAAAACTTCTGATTCACCGCCATTTGTATCATCCGAGAGATTGATGGAGTGGCacaaaactaaattaaaaaagaaagaagaatctAATTTCAAACTTGTACACATCAACGAGTTTATTCATTCTTTTTCAGAGGAATTTTTGCATCCGATTTCTTCTCGCGCGTACCCCTCAGACTCCAGCAATCGTCGCCATGTGGCGTCAATCTGACAAGAATTATAGCAACATGTATAAATTTCCCAGAAACTCCAAGAACTAAGAGAAAACAGTTGCAGCAGCTGTGacttctatttttttctctcttgaaAAAGGTATGAGCTTTGATCACTCTGTCTCGCTCAAATCTTACAAAGTTTTCAGCTTTTTGCGATTTTAATTTCTGGGTTACTGTTCTTTGATAATTTCCTCATCTGGTCAATCTCCAATTTTCGTTTGTATTTTCATATGGGAGGAGTTCTTGAATGCTAATTAATCAATGTTAGTATATTGTTAGTTATTAACTTGATGTTTAAGCATGGACATTTGTGAATTTCCAGGTTTACAGTTTtgcaattttattacttgtttgattcttgttctattttttctcTTGAAAAATGTTGATCACTCTGACTCGATCAAAATTTCGAAGTTTCCAAATTTATGCGATTTTAATTCTTGATGATTTATTCACGTGGGAaatctgcatttttttttaatttcgttTTTGCATTTCTGTAATTTTGGCTGCTGGGAAGGATTTCTTGGATGCTAATTTATCAATGGATTGTTAACTATTAACTTAATTTTCAACTATGTACATTTATGAATTTCCGAGTTCAAAATTCTGCAAATTTAGAATTAAATGTTGCTTTTGCTATTTGTTGAATCGTGCAGTGTGTAGGAAATAACAGAGATTTTCAGCTCTAAATGGCCCAAGATACAAGTTCTGGCGCTAAATCACGGCGGCCACGTTCTGGTATGTTGCGGGATAAGGTTCAGCTTGTGAAAAGAAAGGACTGTGATCGATACGAGATTGTCCAAATTCCAGATGTCCTGTATTTGAGAAAGGTTTCTTTATAATTCGGGCGTGTCAGCTGTTGGCTCAAAAGAATGCGGGGATAATACTAGTTGGAGTGGCAGGCCCCTCTGGGGCTGGTAAAACTATTTTCACTGATAAAGTGCTCAGCTTCATGCCCAACATTGCTGTTATTACAATGGACAACTACAATGACGCTAGTCGAATCATCGATGGAAACTTTGATGGTAAGAATCTCATTTTTGAGTCCATCAAACATCTGTTTGATTTGATTGTTATAAACTTTCAACTCCATTTTGTAGAGTAAGGATCTGTTTAATTTTTCCTGTTATCAAAATTTCACATATTTTCAATGATTATTCTTTGTTGGTCATTGTGTTCTTTACTTCGTTTCCAAGATTGCTCACTTCCTTATTTACAGTTTTCCTGAAAGGTTTGTACTTCTGTTGTCTTCCTCCGTTGTCATATCTGAATCCTTTTGTTTGATTATTGATCATTGAATAAGTGATTTCACATCTGAGAGTCATGGTTGAACTCTTATTGTCATAATGTTTTGGAACAGCTCCCGCATAGGGTACAGGTGTCGCAGGTGAAAATTCGTATTAATTTGTGTGTAGGATTTCTGCTGATATGTGCTTGGTGGTGGATTGTTGCCTCCAAATATCATAGTTTGTTCTTCCATAGTAGGATCTCTAACTAGTTTTATCTCCTCACTCTTAGGAGTGGGTTACAGATAGTGCCTTCATAATATCGCCCAGAATAACTTTTGAAGTTAGCGTACGCTTACTTGGAGGTCTCATGGCCTTGGGGTATACAATTGCATCCATCTTGAAACGAAGCAGCCATATCTTCTGTGATGAGAAGGTTTTCGTGAAAAGTGATTGGTTGGAGCAACTTAATCGTCAATATGTTCAGGTATCATGCCACTCATACTTTTTTCAGATTATATTGAAATTGGTgataagaggtcgcacttggtgcgatggcaaatgccttcgtccatgagcggtaggtctcgggttcgagacttgggagcagcctctccataaatgggggtaaggctagccgacattcacctctcccagaccctgtgtaaagcgggagccttgtgcactgggtacgacctttatattGAAATTGGTGATAACTATTTGTTTTTCAAACTATAAATTGATAATTTTTATAATACTTAAAGAATCGGCCTGTGCTGTTCTTCATGTCAGATGTTTATTTCTGGAAACGAAAACAAGACTTCTTGTTTGCTTTTAGGTGAATTTTGCAATGCTTAGGACTAACTTAATGAACTTGCTTGAATGTGCAAGGAAATGATCGGTTATATGTTAAAGATATTTCACAGAAGCTCGGCCTGGATGGTTCATATGTTCCTCGTACTTACATCGAACAAATTCAGCTAGAGAAACTTGTAAATGATGTTATGGTACGACTCACTCTTAACTGATCATGCATAGTCATGTTTGTGTGTTGTCCTGATATGATAAATCTACAGACCTTGCCAGATGATTTGAAGTCACAGCTCAGCATAGATGATGATTTCGTTTTGAGCCCTAAGGAAGCACTTTCCCGAGTTTCTGCAGATAGGAGAAACAAGTATCTCAACCGGTAATTTTCATTCTCAGCTGTTCTTTCCGGAATTGAAAGGATAATGAACTATTCAAAGGGACAAGACTATGTCCAAGCTAACAAAACTTGCTGTTAACAGTAGAAGGTTTGATGGAAGAAACCCGGAATCACCTGCAGCAATTTCGAACCAGGTGAGTtacccatttttttaatattcctGTTGATGGCACATAACTATGAAATTGTTTTTCACCAATAATTTTACCTTGTATTATTTCAGGGAGTTATTACTCAACTTTCAGAACAAGTTTCTACGCTGAATGAGAGGATGGATGAGTTTACATTCTGTGTGGAAGAGGTGAACTCCAAGATCATGCACCAAATAGACAATTTGAGCAATCTTGTGCGGGAGTATACGGCAGAGAGGTTTCGCAAAGGAAGAACAGATGCTACTGGAAGAATGCCTGATATCGAATCAGTTGTACTTGTTCTTGCTTTGGCAATTGGCGGTTTAGGCGTCTTCTTACTCAGGAGTCTGctataaacatgtttgtataaacCCATGCTGTATTCCGAATAAGGGCAGCTTGCCTGTGTAATGGAAGGAGGCAAATATAGATTTCTAGGTTTATGCTGGTGTGGTCGGCCAATGTTGTAAATAGTTGGTATACTTTATACGGGAAGAGGAATTTAAACTTGAGTGCAAAGGGCGGAGTCTGGCCAACGCTTTTATACCATAGTTGTACAATAATTCCTTATGGGTCTACAAATACAAGTAAAAGTGTTCCAGATCAGCCAGTTATATCCCTATCCGTTTTACTTGATATCTTGTATTCTGCATAAAAATGGAAGATCTGgcaattcataatttcatttgGTTCTTAGATTTCGACTTTTAATCCGAGCGTTTGGACACACACAGTCGAAGTTGAGTTAATTCATCCAAGTGTTAGCTCCAAAAGGAGTTTTAACTTCAGTAGTTACACAAAACAAGCATATTCTAAGCTCACAAGTGGGTCTTGCAATCAAGCTCTCTTTAGCCTTTGAAAACTTTTGCAAGACACATTAATATATGGTAGCTTTCATGAAAAGGGTTTgggctaagtttattttaacaaaaaaatatgctaactttatttaatgaaaaacaattaaatattaatgaaaaactcttaaattttaataaaaatgacaaaataacttaaattttaatgaaaatgacacaattttaatatttaaaaaaaaatgatgcgCTGGACCCGCACATCCATCacatacactatttatgaactGAAccctatttatgaaactaaacacgGTTTATAAAATTGAATGGTTTTACACTATTTATTGATCCAGATTCATAAATAGAGTCTAGTTCTTGGTtcactttcataaataatgcctaGTTATTGAtcatatttcataaatagtgactAGTTATTGGGTATAGTTTTCATAAATACTGTATAGTAATTCGTATAGTTTTATAAATAATGTATCTTTCTTGgtcaagtttcataaataatgtctagtTATCGGTCTATTTTTATAGATACTAGCTAATTCTtgatcatgtttcataaatagtatatagttattgatccagtttcataaatagtgtatagtccagtttcagaaatagtttcCACCCATTgatttagttttagaaatagtgccTAATTCTTAAtttcgtttcataaatagtatctacTTATTGGTCCAGTTACATAAATAATGTCTGCAAAATCGAAAACTAACGCAAATTAAATCAATAAAGTCAAATACAAAATATCCATCAAACTAAACACGGATGGTTTCAACTCCATATgttcttttattatttattagaaagttttaaaataaattcaatCATAGACGACTTTCGAAATTTGAAGATGGTAACCAGTTATGTCTTCCATGGGCAAGTTCCTGTTCTTGGGAGACCATTCCAGAGTAAGATGTCAAGTCCCATGACCATGAGGATTCAAAATTGCCACCGCCAACACCTTGCTCTTCATCGGAACATTCTTCATCGCGTGGGTTTCAAATATGAAACTCGAAGTCATCGGTCCATTTCAACACCAACTCGATGTCAGCGGGAAAAAAAGGGCAGCTTTTTATTTTGCAAAAATCATTTTagttaacttttttttcttcattttattgttcttattattaaataaagtttttgtcacatcccggcatATGCCCTCCTCACATCCTGTGCGTGCTgagtagagatgagaatatacatataaggcttaaatGATCCACTCtcttaggcgatgtgggatgttacaatccacctcccttaaggacccgacgtcctcgttggcacacttccGTCAGGGATTGgctatgataccaaattgtcatatcTCGGCCCGGACCCTCTCCACATCTTGGGCTCGActtcgtcgtagcacgatattgtctgctttgaacctcgaccacgccctcacgattttatttctggaaactcacacgagaacttcctagtgggtcacccatcatgggattggtCTCGcgcaaactcacttaactttggagttctgatggaacccgaagttagtgagctcccaaaaggtttcgtgctaggtagagatgagaatatacatataaggcttacatgatctacTCTCCTAGACGATGTAGGATGGTACAGTTTTAATATGACTTGATaaaaatttaaagttttgaagttatttttattaatttttttttaatatattatcaATTTAGAATCCTCCCACCGTAAAATATAAATAGAAAAGTCACTTTCTACTTTTTGGCCAAGACGGAAAATCActcatttatttttcattgaaaatcAGTGGCCCAAAAATAAAGGTAAAAATGAAACAAGAATCTAATTCCAAACTTGTACGGTCAAAATCAACGGTGGTGATTTCAGGTCAGTACCTAATCCAACGGCTGTGTTTGTAATTACAAAGTTACACCCGAGtttatccattttttttccGAGGAATTTTTGCATCCGATTTCTTCTGGAACGTACCTCTCAGACTCAAGCAATCGTCGCCATGTGGCGTCATATTTTTACATAAATATCCATCCCGCAATCTGACAAGAATTATAGCAGCAAGGTATAAATAAATTTCCCAGAAACTCCAAGAACTCCGAGAGAGCAGTTGCAGCAGCTGtgacttctatttttttttctctcttgaaAAAGGTATGAGCTCTGATCACTCTGTCTCGCTCAAATCTTACAAAGTTTTCAGCTTTTTGCGATTTTAATTTCTGGGTTACTGTTCTTTGATAATTTCCTCATCTGGGCAATCTCCAATTTTCATTTGTATTTTCGTCTGGGAGGAGTTCTTGAATGCTAATTAATCAATGTTAGTATATTGTTAATTATTAACTTGATGTTTAAGCGTGGACATTTGTGAATTTCCAGGTTTACTGTTTtgcaattttattacttgtttgaTTCCTGTTCTATTTTTctcttgaaaagaaaaatgttgatcACTCTGACTCGATCAAAATTTCGAAGTTTCCAAATTTATGCGATTTTAATTTCTTGACAATTTATTCACGGGGGAAAtctgcattttttattttgattttgatttcgtTTTTGCATTTCTGTAATTTTGGCTGCTGGGAAGGATTTCTTGGATGCTAATTTATCAATGGATTGTTAATTATTAACTTAATGTTCAACTATGTACATTTATGAATTTCCGAGTTCAAAATTCTGCAATTTTAGAATTAAATGTTGCTTTTGCTATTTGTCGAATCGTGCAGTGTGTAGGAAATAACAgagattttgagctctaaatGGCTCAAGATACAAGTTCTGGCGCTGAATCGCCGCGGCCACGTTCTGGTCTGTTGCGGGATCAGGTTCAGCTTGTGAAAAGAAAGGACTGTGATCGATACGAGATTGTCCAAATTCCAGATGTCCTGTCATTTGAGAAAGGTTTCTTTATAGTAATTCGGGCGTGTCAGCAGTTGGCTCAAAAGAATGAGGGGATAATACTGGTTGGAGTGGCAGGCCCCTCTGGGGCTGGTAAAACTGTTTTCACTGAGAAAGTGCTCAACTTCATGCCCAGCATTGCTGTTATTACAATGGACAACTACAATGACGCTAGTCGAATCATCGATGGAAACTATGATGGTAAGAATCTCATTTTTGAGTCCATCAAACATCTGTTTGATTTGATCCATATAAACTAACAACTCCATTTTGTAGAGTAAGGATCTGTTTAATTTCTCCTGTCATCAAAATTTCACATATTTTCAATGATTATTCTTTGTTGGTcattgtgttctttactttgttTCCAAGATTGCTCACTTCCTTGTTTATAGTTTTCCTGAAAGGTTTGTACTTCTGCTGCCTTCCTCTGTTGTCATATCTGAATCCTTTTGTTCGATTATTGATCATTGAATAAGTGATTTCACATCTGAGAGTCATGGTTGAACTCTTATTGTTGTAATGTCTTGGAACAGATCCACGCCTGACAGATTATGATTCATTGCTTGAAAACATACATGACTTAAAGGCAGGTAATCCTGTTCAGGTTCCAATATATGATTTCAAGACGAGCTCCCGCATAGGGTACAGGTATTGCATCTCTGCATGATGTGGAAATGCTTTGCCACATACATAACATGATACCTTTCATTTTCTTCTGATTCTGTTGTATATTGATGATCATTCCGGTGCTTCTAACAGAACAGTAGAGGCCCCTAGCTCCCGTATTGTGATCATTGAGGGCATATATGCTTTAAGTGAGAAATTGCGACCTTTGCTTGATCTTCGTGTATCTATAACTGGTGGAGTTCACTTTGACCTTGTAAAGCGGGTTTTAAGGGACATTCAACGTGCTGGCCAAGAGCCTGAAGAAATTATCCATCAAATTTCTGAAACGGTTGCCCCTTTATCCTGTGTTAAAAAATTTTCGTTATGAGTACAAAAGATTTATGGTGGTTCTCATCCAGAATTTTTGGTACAGGTGTATCCTATGTACAAGGCCTTTATTGAGCCAGATCTTCAGACAGCACATATAAAAATCACCAACAAGTTTAATCCCTTCACTGGTTTTCAGAACCCTAGTTACATTTTAAAGGTTGACTactaaattttcttgttttggcAAAACATTTTCTCcagtttgtttgtttcaaacaATGTGTAATTGCTTTCTTTTTTGACTGCTTcactgatatttttttttttgcttatcaCAGTCAACAAAGGAAGTGACAGTGGATCAAATCAAGGCCGTTATATCGGAAGATCACAAAGAAAGAACAGAAGAAACTTATGACATATATCTTTTACCACCAGGTGAAGATCCTGAAGCGTGTCAGTCGTATCTAAGGATGAGGAACAGAGATGGCAAATacaatctcatgtttgaggttCGACATCTGTAAACTGAAGTTCTTAAATGATATATATGATTTGACTTTATCCTTCTAGTGTCACTGCCTACATGTATATCGGAGTTGTTTTCATCATTGATCAATGGCAAAGAAATGAATCTACAAAGGTTTATCGTCAGGATTGCTTAGATATGAGAAGACATTTCAGACCTCAAAATCTTCATTAATGTGATCCTGTTTCCCTGGTTATAGTCATTATCATCGCTGTCTTATTTCCCACTTGTTTTCTTTTCACGCATGTGTGAGCTACAATGCATACTAACCCTCTTCTTGGAAGCATTTGATATTTCTTCACCTAAAGCTACTCTCTTCATTTATTTCTTTCCCTAAGATTTTACCTACTTGTGGAGTTGAAAAGTTTGGGTCATAAGGTGCACCCGTTATTCCTTTCTCCATTGCAATAACAATTTAAATGTCTTTCCATTTCAGTCAGGAACCTTGCTGTTTTTCTTAGTGAAACGAATTTCTGATTCTATATATAAATAAGCTTGATATCATCTGGATTACGGATTAAGGAAAAGATTTGAAGATTGTGACAtggggattttgacgggagcgcATTCTTACATGGTCGTATTTTAATTACATGGTATTGCAGGTGAAAATTCTTGTTAATCTGTGTGTAGGATTCTGCTGATATGTGCTTGGTGGTGGATTGTTGCGTCCAAATATCATAGTTTGTTCTTCCGGAGTAGGATCTCTGACTAGCTTTATCTCCTCTCTCTCAGGAGTGGGTTACAGATAGTCCCTTCATAATATCGCCCAGAATAACTTTTGAAGTTAGTGTACGCCTGCTTGGAGGTCTCATGGCCTTGGGGTATACAATTGCATCCATCTTGAAACGAAGCAGTCATATCTTCTGCGACGAGAAGGTTTGCGTGAAAACTGATTGGTTGGAGCAACTTAATCGTCAATATGTTCAGGTATCATGCCACACATACTTTTTTCAGATTATATTGAAATTGGTGATTCCTATTTGTTTTTCAAACTTTAAATTGATAATTTTTATAATACTTAAAGAAACGGCCTGTGCTGTTCTTCATGTCAGATGTTTATTTCTGGAAACGAAAACAAGACTTGTTTGCTTTAAGGTGAATTTTGCAAAGCTTAGCACTAACTTACTGAACTTGCTTGAAGGTGCAAGGAAAGGATCGGTTATATGTTAAAGATATTGCACAGAAGCTCGGCCTGGATGGTTCATATGTTCCTCGTACTTACATCGAACAAATTCAGCTGGAGAAACTTGTAAATGATGTTATGGTATGACTCGCTCTCAACTGATCATGCATTGTCATGTTTGGGTGTTGTCCTGATGTGATCAATATACAGGCCTTGCCAGATGATTTGAAGTCAAAGCTCAGCATAGATGATGATTTCGTTTTGAGCCCTAAGGAAGCCCTTTCCCGAGCTTCTGCAGATAGGAGAAACAAGTATCTCAACCGGTAATTTTCATTCTCCGCTGATCTTTCTGGAATTGAAAGGATAATGAACTATCATCCATCtgatcatgcttgtatgtactgATTGGTTTCTTTAACATCATGTTTCACCGGGCAGGGGTATATCACAGTCTTACTCAAATCAAAGGGACAAGACTATGTCCAAGCTAACAAAACTTACTGTTAACAGTAGAAGGTTTGATGGAAGAAACCCGGAATCACCTGCAGGAATTTCGAACCAGGTGAGTTACCCATTTTTCAAATATTCATGTTGATGGCACATAACTGTGAAATTGTTTCACCAACAATTTTGCGTTGTATTATTTCAGGGAATTATTACTCAACTTTCAGAACAAATTTCTACGCTGAATGAGAGGATGGATGAGTTTACATCCCGTGTTGAAGAGGTGAACTCCAAGATACCACTCAGAAGAGTTTCAGCAAGCCAGCAAAATTTGGCTCTGCAGGCCGAAGCTTGCAATGGATCCGGACCAACTTCTCTTTTTGTTACTAGCTTGAGTAATGGCTCGTTGGGAGGACCGCTCCTGCCCACTTCTTCGTCGTCCTCACAGTTGGTCAAGGATTCCCCACTGATGGAAGAGGTATTTTGTGATAAGTACACTTATGATGACATATTGATCTATcttctgttttctttccttctgtATGCTTATACGGTTACTTGGTGCACACTCAACAGATACTAACCATCACACGAGGCCAACGGCAGATCATGCACCAAATAGACAATTTGAGCAATCTTCTGCGGGAGTATACGGCAGAGAGGTTTCGCCAAGGAAGAACAGATGCTACTGGAAGAATGCCTGATATCGAATCAGTTGTCCCACTTGTTCTTGCTTTGGCAATTGGCGGCTTAGGTGTCTTCTTCTTCAGGAGTCTGACTTCCCCAAAATAATTGTGTCAAGCAGCTAACTTTCGGCGTAGAATCTGCTATAAATATGTTTGTATAAACCCATGCTGTATTCCAAATAAGGGTAGCCTGCCTGTGTGATGGAGGGAGGCAAATATAGTTTCTAGGTTTATGCTGTCGTAGTCGGCCAATGTTGTAAATAGTTGGTATACTGTATACGGGAAGAGGGATTCAAACTTGATTGCAACGGGAGGGGGACGATGGTCTGGCCAACACTTGCATACCATAGTTGTACAATAACTTTTGATGGGTTTACAAATACAAGTAAAAGTGTTCCAGATCAGCCAGTTATATCCCTATCTGTTTTACTTGATATCTTGTATTCTGCATAGAAATGGAAGATCTGgcaattcataatttcatttgGTTCTTAGATTTCGACTTTTAATCCGAGCGTCCGGACGCACGCGGTCGAAGTTGAGTTAATTCATCCAAGTGTAAGCTCCAAAAAGGAGTTTAATTTATCAGGGGCAGGtcaaatatatataacaaatgCAGAACATATAAGAACAGAATAACTCAGAACCCGTATCGCCGGCTAAATTATGATCTCATATCCAATCCAACTCCGCTTAACGTTCAACTTCAGTAGTTACACAAAACAAGCAGATTCTAAAATT
Encoded proteins:
- the LOC103437946 gene encoding inorganic pyrophosphatase TTM1-like; this encodes MTLPDDLKSQLSIDDDFVLSPKEALSRVSADRRNKYLNRRRFDGRNPESPAAISNQGVITQLSEQVSTLNERMDEFTFCVEEVNSKIMHQIDNLSNLVREYTAERFRKGRTDATGRMPDIESVVLVLALAIGGLGVFLLRSLL
- the LOC103437947 gene encoding inorganic pyrophosphatase TTM1-like encodes the protein MAQDTSSGAESPRPRSGLLRDQVQLVKRKDCDRYEIVQIPDVLSFEKGFFIVIRACQQLAQKNEGIILVGVAGPSGAGKTVFTEKVLNFMPSIAVITMDNYNDASRIIDGNYDDPRLTDYDSLLENIHDLKAGNPVQVPIYDFKTSSRIGYRTVEAPSSRIVIIEGIYALSEKLRPLLDLRVSITGGVHFDLVKRVLRDIQRAGQEPEEIIHQISETVYPMYKAFIEPDLQTAHIKITNKFNPFTGFQNPSYILKSTKEVTVDQIKAVISEDHKERTEETYDIYLLPPGEDPEACQSYLRMRNRDGKYNLMFEEWVTDSPFIISPRITFEVSVRLLGGLMALGYTIASILKRSSHIFCDEKVCVKTDWLEQLNRQYVQVQGKDRLYVKDIAQKLGLDGSYVPRTYIEQIQLEKLVNDVMALPDDLKSKLSIDDDFVLSPKEALSRASADRRNKYLNRGISQSYSNQRDKTMSKLTKLTVNSRRFDGRNPESPAGISNQGIITQLSEQISTLNERMDEFTSRVEEVNSKIPLRRVSASQQNLALQAEACNGSGPTSLFVTSLSNGSLGGPLLPTSSSSSQLVKDSPLMEEILTITRGQRQIMHQIDNLSNLLREYTAERFRQGRTDATGRMPDIESVVPLVLALAIGGLGVFFFRSLTSPK